A stretch of the Corylus avellana chromosome ca6, CavTom2PMs-1.0 genome encodes the following:
- the LOC132184530 gene encoding YTH domain-containing protein ECT4-like isoform X1, protein MVRNPKRVVAEVADSNLAPSKDMSPQSDATSCISSAGDAMGSVKGSEVDQDSLTTDQGMSYSTSGYYGYYYPGYEGSYGELDNQAYYVGGDGTELQYPVMQTDNGSFVYIMPGFQPSYSPYLPVTTIGVDGQYVDQQAYPSSPIFQPSMASPGYYPTTLPYGELAPSPYAWDPSLLVGDGSFGNSYAGVPEFLGPKPNLSSPSHGHAPHSKSFSGFSNPLDISNTLSPLDVASGHGMHKPLKLVNKAVPHGSSFQSDMLAKGYLPSSKFSAHNQRKGGLLYSNSPVNLKASGRGWGGTEKLKSRSKVNGVSDISLLNEQNQGPRTANAKSVLMSGGNAAGSLETDGNGNGNSITSLIRMDQYNLPDFSTKYDRAFFFVIKSYSEDDIHKSIKYNVWASTPNGNKRLDSAYQDAQETMVEKGSKCPVFLLFSVNASGQFCGVAEMIGRVDFNKNMDFWQQDKWNGYFPVKWHIIKDVPNVHLRHIILENNDNKPVTNSRDTQEVRFSLGIEILNIFKNHASKTSILDDFDFYESRQKVMQEKRTRQFAPHYNLEQKIEELTTSFKSVDLSAVKSIEQPEVGDKVKI, encoded by the exons ATGGTGAGGAATCCGAAAAGAGTTGTTGCGGAGGTCGCTGATTCCAATCTG GCTCCTTCAAAAGATATGAGCCCGCAATCCGATGCAACATCATGTATATCATCTGCAGGAGATGCCATGGGCAGTGTCAAAGGGAGCGAAGTTGACCAAGATTCCCTTACTACTGATCAAGGCATGTCTTATTCGACAAGCGGCTATTATGGATACTACTATCCAG GTTATGAAGGTTCCTATGGAGAGTTGGACAACCAAGCCTATTATGTTGGCGGTGATGGAACGGAACTTCAGTATCCT GTCATGCAAACAGATAATGGATCTTTTGTCTACATCATGCCGGGATTTCAGCCCAGTTACTCTCCATACTTGCCGGTAACTACAATTGGTGTTGATGGACAATACGTTGATCAGCAGGCATATCCTTCAAGCCCCATTTTTCAACCATCCATGGCTTCCCCTGGATATTATCCCACTACTCTTCCTTATGGGGAGTTGGCACCATCACCCTACGCATGGGATCCATCCCTCCTTGTTGGAGATGGATCTTTTGGAAATAGCTATGCTGGAGTTCCAGAATTTCTGGGCCCTAAACCTAATTTATCTTCTCCAAGTCATGGCCATGCTCCTCATTCTAAATCCTTTTCTGGCTTTAGCAATCCACTGGATATTAGTAACACCCTGTCACCATTGGATGTCGCATCTGGTCATGGCATGCACAAACCGCTAAAACTAGTGAACAAG gCCGTTCCTCATGGCTCATCTTTCCAGTCAGATATGCTCGCTAAAGGTTATTTACCCAGTTCAAAGTTCTCAGCGCACAACCAAAGGAAGGGTGGATTGCTTTATTCAAACAGTCCAGTTAATTTAAAAGCAAGTGGAAGGGGTTGGGGCGGCACAGAGAAGCTGAAATCCAGAAGCAAGGTCAATGGTGTCAGTGATATTAGTTTGCTTAATGAGCAGAACCAGGGTCCTAGAACAGCCAATGCAAAAAGTGTGTTGATGTCTGGAGGTAATGCGGCTGGATCCCTGGAAACTGATGGGAATGGAAATGGTAACAGCATAACCTCTCTAATCAGGATGGATCAATATAACCTTCCTGACTTTTCCACCAAATACGATcgtgcatttttctttgttatcaAATCTTACAGTGAAGATGATATTCATAAGAGCATCAAGTACAACGTGTGGGCCAGTACTCCTAATGGAAATAAGAGGTTGGACAGTGCATATCAAGATGCACAAGAGACTATGGTGGAGAAAGGCAGCAAGTGTCCtgtgtttcttctcttttcg GTTAATGCAAGTGGTCAGTTTTGTGGAGTAGCAGAGATGATTGGCCGAGTTGATTTTAATAAGAACATGGATTTCTGGCAGCAAGATAAGTGGAATGGTTATTTCCCTGTCAAGTGGCATATTATAAAAGATGTTCCAAACGTGCATTTGCGGCATATAATACTTGAGAATAATGACAACAAGCCTGTTACCAATAGTCGAGACACGCAGGAG GTGAGATTTTCTCTGGgtattgaaattttgaatatttttaagAACCATGCGTCCAAGACATCCATATTGGATGATTTCGATTTTTATGAAAGCCGCCAGAAGGTGATGCAAGAGAAGAGGACAAGGCAATTTGCACCACATTATAATCTGGAG CAGAAGATAGAAGAATTAACCACCAGTTTTAAGTCGGTAGATCTGTCTGCTGTGAAGAGCATTGAGCAACCTGAGGTCGGAGACAAAGTGAAGATATGA
- the LOC132184530 gene encoding YTH domain-containing protein ECT4-like isoform X2, with product MVRNPKRVVAEVADSNLAPSKDMSPQSDATSCISSAGDAMGSVKGSEVDQDSLTTDQGMSYSTSGYYGYYYPGYEGSYGELDNQAYYVGGDGTELQYPVMQTDNGSFVYIMPGFQPSYSPYLPVTTIGVDGQYVDQQAYPSSPIFQPSMASPGYYPTTLPYGELAPSPYAWDPSLLVGDGSFGNSYAGVPEFLGPKPNLSSPSHGHAPHSKSFSGFSNPLDISNTLSPLDVASGHGMHKPLKLVNKAVPHGSSFQSDMLAKGYLPSSKFSAHNQRKGGLLYSNSPVNLKASGRGWGGTEKLKSRSKVNGVSDISLLNEQNQGPRTANAKSVLMSGGNAAGSLETDGNGNGNSITSLIRMDQYNLPDFSTKYDRAFFFVIKSYSEDDIHKSIKYNVWASTPNGNKRLDSAYQDAQETMVEKGSKCPVFLLFSVNASGQFCGVAEMIGRVDFNKNMDFWQQDKWNGYFPVKWHIIKDVPNVHLRHIILENNDNKPVTNSRDTQEVRFSLGIEILNIFKNHASKTSILDDFDFYESRQKVMQEKRTRQFAPHYNLEKIEELTTSFKSVDLSAVKSIEQPEVGDKVKI from the exons ATGGTGAGGAATCCGAAAAGAGTTGTTGCGGAGGTCGCTGATTCCAATCTG GCTCCTTCAAAAGATATGAGCCCGCAATCCGATGCAACATCATGTATATCATCTGCAGGAGATGCCATGGGCAGTGTCAAAGGGAGCGAAGTTGACCAAGATTCCCTTACTACTGATCAAGGCATGTCTTATTCGACAAGCGGCTATTATGGATACTACTATCCAG GTTATGAAGGTTCCTATGGAGAGTTGGACAACCAAGCCTATTATGTTGGCGGTGATGGAACGGAACTTCAGTATCCT GTCATGCAAACAGATAATGGATCTTTTGTCTACATCATGCCGGGATTTCAGCCCAGTTACTCTCCATACTTGCCGGTAACTACAATTGGTGTTGATGGACAATACGTTGATCAGCAGGCATATCCTTCAAGCCCCATTTTTCAACCATCCATGGCTTCCCCTGGATATTATCCCACTACTCTTCCTTATGGGGAGTTGGCACCATCACCCTACGCATGGGATCCATCCCTCCTTGTTGGAGATGGATCTTTTGGAAATAGCTATGCTGGAGTTCCAGAATTTCTGGGCCCTAAACCTAATTTATCTTCTCCAAGTCATGGCCATGCTCCTCATTCTAAATCCTTTTCTGGCTTTAGCAATCCACTGGATATTAGTAACACCCTGTCACCATTGGATGTCGCATCTGGTCATGGCATGCACAAACCGCTAAAACTAGTGAACAAG gCCGTTCCTCATGGCTCATCTTTCCAGTCAGATATGCTCGCTAAAGGTTATTTACCCAGTTCAAAGTTCTCAGCGCACAACCAAAGGAAGGGTGGATTGCTTTATTCAAACAGTCCAGTTAATTTAAAAGCAAGTGGAAGGGGTTGGGGCGGCACAGAGAAGCTGAAATCCAGAAGCAAGGTCAATGGTGTCAGTGATATTAGTTTGCTTAATGAGCAGAACCAGGGTCCTAGAACAGCCAATGCAAAAAGTGTGTTGATGTCTGGAGGTAATGCGGCTGGATCCCTGGAAACTGATGGGAATGGAAATGGTAACAGCATAACCTCTCTAATCAGGATGGATCAATATAACCTTCCTGACTTTTCCACCAAATACGATcgtgcatttttctttgttatcaAATCTTACAGTGAAGATGATATTCATAAGAGCATCAAGTACAACGTGTGGGCCAGTACTCCTAATGGAAATAAGAGGTTGGACAGTGCATATCAAGATGCACAAGAGACTATGGTGGAGAAAGGCAGCAAGTGTCCtgtgtttcttctcttttcg GTTAATGCAAGTGGTCAGTTTTGTGGAGTAGCAGAGATGATTGGCCGAGTTGATTTTAATAAGAACATGGATTTCTGGCAGCAAGATAAGTGGAATGGTTATTTCCCTGTCAAGTGGCATATTATAAAAGATGTTCCAAACGTGCATTTGCGGCATATAATACTTGAGAATAATGACAACAAGCCTGTTACCAATAGTCGAGACACGCAGGAG GTGAGATTTTCTCTGGgtattgaaattttgaatatttttaagAACCATGCGTCCAAGACATCCATATTGGATGATTTCGATTTTTATGAAAGCCGCCAGAAGGTGATGCAAGAGAAGAGGACAAGGCAATTTGCACCACATTATAATCTGGAG AAGATAGAAGAATTAACCACCAGTTTTAAGTCGGTAGATCTGTCTGCTGTGAAGAGCATTGAGCAACCTGAGGTCGGAGACAAAGTGAAGATATGA
- the LOC132184530 gene encoding YTH domain-containing protein ECT4-like isoform X3, whose protein sequence is MFTGYEGSYGELDNQAYYVGGDGTELQYPVMQTDNGSFVYIMPGFQPSYSPYLPVTTIGVDGQYVDQQAYPSSPIFQPSMASPGYYPTTLPYGELAPSPYAWDPSLLVGDGSFGNSYAGVPEFLGPKPNLSSPSHGHAPHSKSFSGFSNPLDISNTLSPLDVASGHGMHKPLKLVNKAVPHGSSFQSDMLAKGYLPSSKFSAHNQRKGGLLYSNSPVNLKASGRGWGGTEKLKSRSKVNGVSDISLLNEQNQGPRTANAKSVLMSGGNAAGSLETDGNGNGNSITSLIRMDQYNLPDFSTKYDRAFFFVIKSYSEDDIHKSIKYNVWASTPNGNKRLDSAYQDAQETMVEKGSKCPVFLLFSVNASGQFCGVAEMIGRVDFNKNMDFWQQDKWNGYFPVKWHIIKDVPNVHLRHIILENNDNKPVTNSRDTQEVRFSLGIEILNIFKNHASKTSILDDFDFYESRQKVMQEKRTRQFAPHYNLEQKIEELTTSFKSVDLSAVKSIEQPEVGDKVKI, encoded by the exons ATGTTCACAGGTTATGAAGGTTCCTATGGAGAGTTGGACAACCAAGCCTATTATGTTGGCGGTGATGGAACGGAACTTCAGTATCCT GTCATGCAAACAGATAATGGATCTTTTGTCTACATCATGCCGGGATTTCAGCCCAGTTACTCTCCATACTTGCCGGTAACTACAATTGGTGTTGATGGACAATACGTTGATCAGCAGGCATATCCTTCAAGCCCCATTTTTCAACCATCCATGGCTTCCCCTGGATATTATCCCACTACTCTTCCTTATGGGGAGTTGGCACCATCACCCTACGCATGGGATCCATCCCTCCTTGTTGGAGATGGATCTTTTGGAAATAGCTATGCTGGAGTTCCAGAATTTCTGGGCCCTAAACCTAATTTATCTTCTCCAAGTCATGGCCATGCTCCTCATTCTAAATCCTTTTCTGGCTTTAGCAATCCACTGGATATTAGTAACACCCTGTCACCATTGGATGTCGCATCTGGTCATGGCATGCACAAACCGCTAAAACTAGTGAACAAG gCCGTTCCTCATGGCTCATCTTTCCAGTCAGATATGCTCGCTAAAGGTTATTTACCCAGTTCAAAGTTCTCAGCGCACAACCAAAGGAAGGGTGGATTGCTTTATTCAAACAGTCCAGTTAATTTAAAAGCAAGTGGAAGGGGTTGGGGCGGCACAGAGAAGCTGAAATCCAGAAGCAAGGTCAATGGTGTCAGTGATATTAGTTTGCTTAATGAGCAGAACCAGGGTCCTAGAACAGCCAATGCAAAAAGTGTGTTGATGTCTGGAGGTAATGCGGCTGGATCCCTGGAAACTGATGGGAATGGAAATGGTAACAGCATAACCTCTCTAATCAGGATGGATCAATATAACCTTCCTGACTTTTCCACCAAATACGATcgtgcatttttctttgttatcaAATCTTACAGTGAAGATGATATTCATAAGAGCATCAAGTACAACGTGTGGGCCAGTACTCCTAATGGAAATAAGAGGTTGGACAGTGCATATCAAGATGCACAAGAGACTATGGTGGAGAAAGGCAGCAAGTGTCCtgtgtttcttctcttttcg GTTAATGCAAGTGGTCAGTTTTGTGGAGTAGCAGAGATGATTGGCCGAGTTGATTTTAATAAGAACATGGATTTCTGGCAGCAAGATAAGTGGAATGGTTATTTCCCTGTCAAGTGGCATATTATAAAAGATGTTCCAAACGTGCATTTGCGGCATATAATACTTGAGAATAATGACAACAAGCCTGTTACCAATAGTCGAGACACGCAGGAG GTGAGATTTTCTCTGGgtattgaaattttgaatatttttaagAACCATGCGTCCAAGACATCCATATTGGATGATTTCGATTTTTATGAAAGCCGCCAGAAGGTGATGCAAGAGAAGAGGACAAGGCAATTTGCACCACATTATAATCTGGAG CAGAAGATAGAAGAATTAACCACCAGTTTTAAGTCGGTAGATCTGTCTGCTGTGAAGAGCATTGAGCAACCTGAGGTCGGAGACAAAGTGAAGATATGA